The Castanea sativa cultivar Marrone di Chiusa Pesio chromosome 11, ASM4071231v1 genome contains a region encoding:
- the LOC142615985 gene encoding putative disease resistance RPP13-like protein 3, which produces MAEIVVNLVSDKLITLLSEEANQLMGLHKEIADIKDELEYIRVFLEDVDIQAASSHIEKIWVKQVLDIVECIEDVIGKYYFFMAQPQNDQQPRFKSFFKKFTHLVKSLEHQYDITLEIQDIKTSLSQIKKRRNSTYRAATQQMLHGMTLDWGPI; this is translated from the coding sequence ATGGCAGAGATTGTTGTAAATTTGGTCAGTGACAAGTTGATCACCTTACTGTCTGAAGAGGCCAACCAGTTAATGGGTCTACATAAAGAAATTGCAGACATCAAAGATGAACTGGAATATATTAGAGTATTTCTTGAGGATGTAGATATACAAGCAGCGAGCAGCCACATAGAAAAAATCTGGGTGAAACAAGTCCTGGACATTGTTGAGTGCATTGAAGATGTCATAGGGAAGTACTACTTCTTTATGGCACAGCCACAGAATGATCAACAACCTCGATTcaaaagtttctttaaaaaatttactcaCTTAGTCAAAAGTCTTGAACATCAGTATGACATTACCTTGGAGATTCAAGATATCAAAACATCACTCTCCCaaattaagaaaagaagaaattccACATATCGAGCAGCAACACAACAGATGTTACATGGCATGACCCTTGACTGGGGGCCTATTTAA